A genomic window from Haladaptatus caseinilyticus includes:
- a CDS encoding preprotein translocase subunit Sec61beta, whose protein sequence is MSSGQNSGGLMSSAGLVRYFDAEDRNAIRIDPKTVVAFGVLFGVLIMVLNVLAI, encoded by the coding sequence ATGAGCAGTGGTCAAAACTCCGGCGGACTGATGTCCAGTGCCGGACTCGTGCGCTATTTCGACGCTGAAGACCGGAACGCCATTCGCATCGACCCCAAAACGGTCGTCGCGTTCGGCGTTCTCTTCGGTGTTCTCATCATGGTACTGAACGTCCTCGCGATATAA
- the pdxT gene encoding pyridoxal 5'-phosphate synthase glutaminase subunit PdxT: protein MSLNAGVIAVQGDVSEHADAIRRAATAHGETAEVTEIRQSGIVPNCDLLCMPGGESTAISRLLRSEGIASEIQAHVEAGNPVLATCAGLIVAAADAGDDRVENLGLLDVTVERNAFGRQRDSFEAPLDVTGLDDPFPSVFIRAPLISDVGDADVLAEWDGRPVAVRNGPVVGTSFHPELTPDSRIHGLAFFRD, encoded by the coding sequence ATGAGTCTCAACGCTGGCGTTATCGCCGTTCAGGGCGACGTGAGCGAGCACGCCGACGCGATTCGTCGGGCCGCCACCGCCCACGGAGAGACGGCCGAAGTCACCGAAATTCGTCAATCGGGCATCGTGCCCAATTGTGATTTGCTCTGTATGCCCGGCGGCGAATCGACCGCCATTTCCCGTCTGCTTCGATCGGAAGGCATCGCGTCCGAGATACAGGCGCACGTCGAAGCGGGAAACCCCGTCCTCGCAACCTGTGCCGGTCTCATCGTCGCCGCAGCGGATGCTGGCGACGACCGCGTGGAAAACCTCGGCTTGCTGGACGTGACCGTCGAACGCAACGCCTTTGGGCGACAAAGGGACAGCTTCGAGGCCCCGCTCGACGTAACAGGTCTCGACGACCCCTTCCCATCCGTCTTCATTCGAGCGCCGCTCATCAGCGACGTTGGCGATGCCGACGTTCTCGCGGAATGGGATGGGAGACCCGTTGCGGTACGGAATGGTCCAGTTGTCGGTACGTCGTTCCACCCGGAACTGACGCCGGACAGTCGGATTCATGGACTCGCGTTCTTCCGCGACTGA
- a CDS encoding bifunctional nuclease family protein, whose protein sequence is MDVSIDSVRVAATGDGPLPVVVLAPDDADGVLPIFIRFEEGISIARGMEAEDIGRPLTHDLLLDVMEELGGRVERVVVSELEDNTYIADLHIQTPRGHEVIDARPSDSLALASRTNAPIEVTDEVFQHGQQEREQFDDLQDIREVAQIGS, encoded by the coding sequence ATGGACGTTTCAATCGATTCGGTGCGCGTCGCCGCGACTGGTGACGGTCCACTTCCAGTCGTCGTACTCGCGCCGGACGACGCCGATGGCGTGCTCCCCATTTTTATTCGATTCGAGGAGGGCATCAGCATTGCCCGCGGGATGGAAGCCGAGGATATCGGACGACCGTTGACACACGACCTTCTGCTCGATGTGATGGAGGAACTCGGTGGGCGTGTCGAACGAGTCGTGGTGAGTGAACTCGAAGACAACACGTACATCGCGGACCTCCACATCCAGACCCCTCGCGGGCACGAGGTCATTGATGCCCGACCGAGCGACTCGCTGGCACTCGCATCGCGAACCAACGCACCCATCGAAGTCACTGACGAAGTGTTCCAGCACGGTCAGCAGGAACGCGAACAGTTCGACGATTTGC